The following coding sequences are from one Leptolyngbya sp. NIES-3755 window:
- a CDS encoding XisI protein (similar to AA sequence:cyanobase_aa:LBDG_54200), whose amino-acid sequence MESVEHYRQIIQKLLSDRAERSQRSNSQVEAQTIFDTERDHYQLVYVGWKRNGDRDYGCLIHLDLRDGKIWIQYDGTEGGIAQELVEQGVPKEDIVLGFHPPSVRKLTEFAVG is encoded by the coding sequence GTGGAATCTGTAGAACACTATCGGCAAATCATTCAGAAGTTATTGAGCGATCGAGCAGAACGATCGCAGCGTTCTAATTCTCAAGTCGAAGCACAAACGATCTTTGATACCGAACGTGATCATTACCAACTTGTTTATGTGGGGTGGAAGCGGAACGGCGATCGGGACTATGGTTGCCTCATTCATCTTGATTTAAGAGATGGAAAAATCTGGATTCAATACGATGGAACAGAAGGTGGAATTGCTCAAGAGCTTGTGGAACAGGGTGTTCCGAAAGAAGATATCGTCTTGGGATTTCATCCGCCTTCTGTTCGTAAACTGACAGAATTTGCAGTGGGTTAG
- a CDS encoding hypothetical protein (similar to AA sequence:cyanobase_aa:LBDG_25630) translates to MTVSRTICLGFLAVIFVGTCLLMLPFSTATGDWNSPVTALFTATSAVCVTGLSVVDVGKFYSFWGQLFIMLLVQVGGLGYMTATTVLLLLLGKRLGLRDKVAVQQSLDVQELSGLTGLLQSIIATTLVFELTGVILLMTVFVPQFRDQPLVALWQSVFHSVNAFNNAGFGLFSDNLVQYVTNPIVNFTVTGLIIFGGIGYQVIMEMYFWGRDRMSGNPRKHTFSLNFRVATSTTIVLLMVGTIAFFATEFHNPATLGPLNFPQKLMAAWFQSVTPRTAGFNTIDITKMTTAGLFITIAFMFIGASPGSTGGGIKTTTLRVLLDCTKAVLQGKEVVLASKRQIPMALILKAVSVLIGSIATVIVATVLIALTDPELNFINILFEVVSAFATVGLTAFGTGNLSVSGQLLIVCVMYIGRVGILMLMSALLGDPKPSFVNYPEENLLVG, encoded by the coding sequence ATGACTGTCTCCCGCACCATTTGTCTCGGCTTTCTTGCCGTTATTTTTGTTGGAACTTGCCTTCTAATGTTGCCCTTTTCCACTGCAACCGGAGATTGGAATAGTCCTGTTACTGCTTTGTTTACGGCGACTTCTGCTGTATGCGTAACCGGGTTATCTGTGGTTGATGTCGGCAAGTTCTATTCATTTTGGGGGCAGCTTTTTATTATGCTGCTGGTGCAAGTCGGTGGACTGGGTTATATGACCGCGACGACGGTTCTCTTATTGCTGCTCGGTAAGCGTTTGGGACTGAGAGATAAAGTTGCAGTTCAACAGTCGCTCGATGTTCAGGAGTTATCTGGGCTAACGGGTTTATTGCAATCGATTATCGCGACAACGCTTGTCTTTGAACTCACAGGCGTAATTCTGCTGATGACGGTTTTCGTTCCACAATTCCGAGATCAGCCGCTTGTTGCACTCTGGCAATCAGTTTTCCACAGCGTGAATGCTTTTAATAATGCGGGTTTCGGCTTGTTTTCAGATAACCTGGTGCAGTATGTCACAAATCCGATCGTCAATTTCACGGTTACGGGTTTAATCATCTTCGGTGGCATTGGCTATCAGGTGATCATGGAGATGTATTTCTGGGGACGCGATCGCATGAGTGGAAACCCCAGAAAGCATACGTTCTCACTGAATTTTCGAGTTGCAACCAGTACGACGATCGTGCTGTTAATGGTCGGAACGATCGCATTTTTCGCCACCGAATTTCACAATCCTGCAACGTTAGGACCGTTGAATTTCCCTCAGAAATTAATGGCAGCTTGGTTCCAATCGGTCACGCCTCGAACCGCTGGATTTAATACGATCGACATTACCAAAATGACCACAGCGGGATTGTTTATTACGATCGCGTTTATGTTCATCGGAGCAAGTCCGGGCAGTACAGGCGGCGGTATCAAAACCACAACTTTAAGAGTTCTACTCGACTGTACAAAAGCTGTATTGCAAGGAAAAGAAGTCGTTCTAGCCTCAAAGCGCCAAATTCCGATGGCATTAATTTTGAAAGCGGTTAGTGTTTTGATTGGCTCGATCGCGACCGTCATTGTTGCGACAGTCTTGATCGCATTAACCGATCCTGAACTGAATTTTATTAATATCCTGTTTGAGGTCGTATCTGCGTTTGCAACCGTCGGTTTAACCGCATTCGGTACAGGAAACCTATCTGTTTCAGGTCAACTCTTAATCGTCTGCGTCATGTACATCGGACGGGTCGGGATTCTGATGTTAATGAGTGCACTTTTAGGCGACCCGAAACCGAGTTTTGTAAATTATCCTGAAGAAAATTTACTCGTAGGATAA
- a CDS encoding dCTP deaminase (similar to AA sequence:cyanobase_aa:LBDG_36440) has translation MIKNDTWITQMAQQGMIAPFEPQLVRRIHGLPVISYGLSSYGYDLRLSPSEFRIFKHIPGTVVDPKNFSDANLEPAPLHQDDNGSFFILPAHSYGLGVALERLEVPDNVTVICIGKSTYARIGLIANLTPAEAGWRGHLTLEFSNSSSADCRIYANEGIVQLLFLEGAPCAVSYDDRRGKYQDQTERVTLARV, from the coding sequence ATGATCAAGAATGATACCTGGATTACGCAAATGGCACAGCAGGGAATGATTGCGCCATTTGAGCCTCAGCTTGTACGCCGGATTCATGGTTTGCCTGTGATCTCGTATGGGTTGAGCAGCTACGGTTATGATTTGCGTCTGTCTCCGTCTGAGTTTCGCATCTTCAAACACATCCCTGGAACAGTCGTTGATCCGAAGAATTTTAGCGACGCAAACCTAGAGCCTGCGCCGTTACATCAAGATGACAATGGCAGCTTCTTCATCCTGCCTGCTCATTCGTATGGTTTGGGTGTTGCATTAGAGCGGTTGGAAGTGCCAGACAATGTGACCGTGATTTGTATCGGAAAATCGACTTATGCACGGATTGGATTGATTGCAAATCTGACTCCAGCGGAAGCAGGATGGCGAGGACATTTGACGCTTGAATTCTCGAATTCATCAAGTGCTGACTGTCGGATTTATGCCAATGAAGGGATTGTGCAGTTGTTGTTCCTCGAAGGTGCGCCTTGTGCGGTGAGTTACGACGATCGACGCGGTAAGTATCAGGATCAAACTGAGCGGGTGACATTGGCACGGGTTTAG
- a CDS encoding TrkA protein-N domain protein (similar to AA sequence:cyanobase_aa:LBDG_25620) translates to MNLSSLGFFHSLRSDNRNRQFAVIGLGRFGRAVCSSMHNSGYEVLAVDSDKNKVDQALNDRIATHARQIDSTQPAALREAGIFEQDTVIVAIGNYVQESIITTMNVKEGGVRHVVAKASSEIHEKLLKKVGADHVVFPEHEMGCTLARSLTKPGILERFELDPENSIVELIAPESFHGKTIAELRLRSHFGLNLLAFSHKGKFVINPDPNTHLTKGTAIVVIGANRDIDRLPI, encoded by the coding sequence GTGAATTTATCTTCTTTGGGATTCTTTCACAGTTTACGATCAGACAACAGAAATCGGCAGTTTGCGGTGATCGGCTTAGGTCGATTCGGTCGCGCAGTCTGCTCTAGTATGCACAACTCTGGTTACGAGGTTCTAGCCGTCGATTCGGATAAGAACAAGGTCGATCAAGCCTTGAACGATCGTATCGCGACTCATGCCCGTCAGATCGATTCAACCCAGCCTGCCGCCCTTCGAGAAGCGGGAATATTCGAGCAAGATACGGTGATTGTCGCGATCGGGAATTACGTTCAAGAAAGCATCATCACCACCATGAACGTAAAAGAAGGCGGTGTACGGCACGTGGTCGCAAAAGCATCGTCAGAGATTCATGAAAAACTGCTCAAAAAAGTCGGTGCAGATCATGTTGTTTTCCCAGAACACGAAATGGGCTGCACATTAGCTCGATCGCTGACGAAACCTGGAATTCTAGAACGCTTCGAGCTTGATCCAGAGAACAGCATTGTCGAGCTAATCGCACCCGAAAGTTTCCACGGAAAAACGATCGCAGAATTGAGATTGCGATCGCACTTTGGATTAAACCTACTTGCCTTCAGCCACAAGGGTAAGTTTGTGATCAATCCTGATCCAAATACACATCTCACAAAAGGAACCGCGATCGTAGTGATTGGCGCAAATCGAGATATCGATCGATTACCGATCTAA